Within the Longimicrobiaceae bacterium genome, the region GTGGTGCCGCGGCCCATCGCATGGGTGTCCACGCGCTCGGCGGCGGGGGCGGCGAACCTGGCGCCATTCAGCTACTACGCGGCCATCTCGGCCACGCCGTTCCTGGTGGGCGTCTCCATCGGGCACCGGCCGCACGGGCCCAAGGACTCGCTGCGCAACATCCTGGAGACGCGCGCCTTCTGCATCAACGTGGCGACCGAGGCGCAGATGGCGGAGATGAACGCCACCTCCGGCGAGTACGGTCCCGAGGTCGACGAGTTCGCCCTCGCCGGCGTCCCGCTCGCCGAGGCGGAGGCCGTGGCCGCGCCGTACGTCGCCACCTGCCCGGCGGTGCTGGAGTGCCGGCTGTTCAAGGACGTGGAGCTGGAGGGCTCGCCCAACACGCTGGTCATCGGCGAGGTGGTCCGCGTCCGCCTCTCCGGCACGCTGCTGATGGTGGACGAGTCGCGCTTCGTGAGCACCGAATCGCTCCGCCCCCTCGCGCGCCTGTGGGGCGACCTCTACTCCACCATCGGCGACACGCCCGCCCTCGCGCGGCCCAAAGTGTAGCCCCGCCTCGGCCGGCGCACGTCCTCTGCTCTCATCGGATGCGGACGGGTGACGGGACGATGTAGATCGACGATCGGATGGTAGATGGAAACGAGATCGGCCGGGGATTCCTCCCCGGCCGATCTCGTTTTCACGTCTTCATCTCCGCCGCGGCCTCTCCCCCGGATGCGCAGGGAGCACCGCCGTGCATCGGTCGAGGCGCGGCGTTACGGCAGCGCCACGAACTGGCCCAGGAAGCCGCGGGCCGAATCCGTGTCCAGGCGGTAGTCCACCGTGGTCGAGCGGCAGTTGGTGTCGCCGGACGTGACGGTGGCGAAGATCATGGACGTGTTGCCGTCCATGAACTTGGGGCCGCCGGAGTCGCCGTAGCAGTCGCCGCCCTCGCCGGTGGCGGCGGTGTTCATCTTCAGGACCAGCCAGTACGGCCGCAGCGACATGAACGGCGACTTCGACACGTTGCGGCGGCCGTCGTACCCGAAGCTGGGCACGCCCGTGCGGCTGGCGCTGACCCCGTAGCCGACGTTGACGAACACGACGTCCTTGAGCCCGTTCTGCGCGCCCAGCGCGTCCAGGTAGCCGGCCGGCGGCAGCTTGAGCGGCGTGATGCCCTTGGTGGCCGAGGCGGGCAGGAACACCACCGCCAGGTCGTGCTCGTTCGCCGTGTCGTGGCCGTACAGCGGGTCGAAGCGGAATCCGGTGGCGGCGATCACGCCGATCTTGCTCGCGTACAGGTCCGGCGAGAACGACACGTACAGCTGCGCGTTCGCGGGCAGGAACTCCACGCAGTGCGCGGCGGTGAGGAACACCGTGGGCGAGATGAGGCTGCCGGTGCAGTCCTCGTCGTTCCCGTTCAGCACGTGGTTGCCGTCGAAGTCCACCAGCAGCGCGCCCACGTTCG harbors:
- a CDS encoding trypsin-like serine protease, translating into MRLARSAAALAVFLLAAACADQSPTASPRDGGASRIVNGTYAGNSYPNVGALLVDFDGNHVLNGNDEDCTGSLISPTVFLTAAHCVEFLPANAQLYVSFSPDLYASKIGVIAATGFRFDPLYGHDTANEHDLAVVFLPASATKGITPLKLPPAGYLDALGAQNGLKDVVFVNVGYGVSASRTGVPSFGYDGRRNVSKSPFMSLRPYWLVLKMNTAATGEGGDCYGDSGGPKFMDGNTSMIFATVTSGDTNCRSTTVDYRLDTDSARGFLGQFVALP
- a CDS encoding flavin reductase family protein, translating into MSTVLDTASLGPRERYQLLTSLVVPRPIAWVSTRSAAGAANLAPFSYYAAISATPFLVGVSIGHRPHGPKDSLRNILETRAFCINVATEAQMAEMNATSGEYGPEVDEFALAGVPLAEAEAVAAPYVATCPAVLECRLFKDVELEGSPNTLVIGEVVRVRLSGTLLMVDESRFVSTESLRPLARLWGDLYSTIGDTPALARPKV